In the genome of Falsirhodobacter halotolerans, one region contains:
- the cobM gene encoding precorrin-4 C(11)-methyltransferase: MTVHFIGAGPGAPDLLTLRGRDLIAACPVCLYAGSLVPEGVLAHCPPGARIVNTAPLSLDDIMAEIGAAHAVGHNVARLHSGDLSIWSAMGEQLRRLRDLGIPYDITPGVPSFAAAAATLGAELTLPGQAQSVVLTRTSGRATAMPEGESLAAFAATGAVLAVHLSIHVLPRVVAECLPHYGPDCPAAIVWRASWPEERVVRATLATLETAAMGGPERTALILIGRTLAAEGFGESRLYAPDYDRRFR; the protein is encoded by the coding sequence ATGACCGTCCATTTCATCGGTGCAGGCCCCGGCGCCCCCGATCTTCTGACCCTGCGCGGACGGGATCTGATCGCCGCCTGCCCCGTCTGCCTTTATGCCGGATCGCTGGTGCCCGAAGGGGTTCTCGCCCATTGCCCCCCCGGCGCGCGGATCGTGAACACCGCGCCGCTCAGCCTTGACGACATCATGGCCGAGATCGGGGCGGCCCATGCCGTAGGCCACAATGTCGCCCGCCTGCATTCGGGCGATCTGTCGATCTGGTCGGCGATGGGGGAACAGCTTCGCCGCCTGCGCGATCTTGGCATCCCCTATGACATCACGCCGGGGGTTCCGTCCTTTGCCGCCGCCGCGGCGACCCTTGGGGCGGAACTGACCCTGCCCGGTCAGGCGCAGTCGGTCGTGCTGACCCGCACCTCGGGCCGCGCCACCGCCATGCCGGAGGGGGAGAGCCTTGCCGCCTTTGCCGCGACCGGCGCGGTTCTGGCGGTGCATCTGTCGATCCACGTCCTGCCGCGTGTGGTGGCCGAATGCCTGCCCCATTACGGCCCCGATTGCCCCGCCGCCATCGTCTGGCGGGCAAGCTGGCCCGAGGAACGGGTGGTCCGCGCCACGCTTGCGACGTTGGAGACGGCGGCGATGGGCGGGCCGGAGCGGACGGCGCTGATCCTGATCGGGCGGACGCTGGCCGCCGAAGGGTTCGGTGAAAGCCGCCTTTACGCCCCCGATTATGACCGGCGCTTCCGGTGA
- a CDS encoding cobalamin biosynthesis protein, which yields MIVAGLGFRRDVTVDDLRAALAGVHADAVATVDSKIAPLHGLGLPVIAISRAVLARQVTPTDSAASRARHCTGSVAEAAALAALGPEARLLGPRRIIDGRITLALAEGDPA from the coding sequence ATGATCGTTGCGGGCCTTGGATTTCGCCGCGACGTGACGGTGGACGACCTGCGCGCGGCGCTGGCGGGGGTTCACGCCGACGCGGTGGCGACGGTGGACAGCAAGATCGCCCCCCTGCATGGCCTCGGCCTGCCGGTCATCGCCATTTCCCGCGCGGTTCTGGCGCGGCAGGTCACGCCGACGGACAGCGCGGCATCGCGCGCGCGGCACTGCACAGGCTCGGTGGCCGAGGCGGCCGCCCTTGCCGCGCTTGGCCCCGAGGCGCGGCTGCTTGGCCCCCGCCGCATCATCGACGGGCGCATCACGCTGGCCTTGGCGGAAGGAGATCCCGCATGA
- the cbiE gene encoding precorrin-6y C5,15-methyltransferase (decarboxylating) subunit CbiE: MSDPWLTIVGIGEDGPDGLPPASRAALDRAEVIFGGPRHLALAGARGRPWPVPFSVTPVLAERGRRVVVLASGDPFWHGAGAGLAAALERHEWRAIPAPSTPSLMAARLGWRLEEVAVMGLHAAPFARLRPLLTRGGRVIVTLRDGAAATELADWLTVQGHGPSRIWLGEALGGPRERITETTASDGITDARAPCILAIEAAGSGFLPRVAGLNDALFAHDGQITKAPIRAMTLAALSPRAGEHLWDIGAGSGSVAVEWCLAGGTAVAVEVREDRARNIRANARAFGVDHRLTVLEGAAPETLPDTAPAAIFIGGGFSDTLLAALPAARLVINAVTLETEARLIALHGERGGRLMRVGIETAAPLGQGRGWTPSRPLVQWCCP, from the coding sequence ATGTCTGACCCTTGGCTGACGATCGTCGGTATCGGCGAAGATGGACCGGATGGCCTGCCCCCCGCAAGCCGTGCGGCGCTGGACCGGGCCGAGGTCATCTTCGGCGGCCCACGGCATCTGGCGCTGGCGGGCGCGCGCGGGCGGCCGTGGCCGGTTCCGTTCAGCGTGACCCCCGTTCTGGCCGAACGGGGGCGGCGGGTGGTGGTCCTCGCCTCGGGCGATCCGTTCTGGCACGGGGCGGGCGCGGGTCTGGCCGCGGCGCTGGAGCGTCACGAATGGCGGGCGATCCCCGCCCCCTCCACCCCGTCGCTGATGGCGGCGCGGTTGGGATGGCGGTTGGAGGAAGTGGCGGTGATGGGCCTGCACGCCGCGCCGTTCGCCCGCCTGCGCCCCCTTTTGACGCGCGGCGGCCGTGTGATCGTGACGCTGCGCGACGGGGCGGCGGCGACAGAGCTGGCCGATTGGCTGACGGTGCAGGGGCACGGCCCCTCCCGCATCTGGCTGGGCGAGGCGCTTGGCGGCCCGCGGGAGCGGATCACCGAGACGACCGCCAGCGACGGCATCACCGATGCCCGCGCCCCCTGCATTCTGGCGATCGAGGCGGCAGGGTCGGGGTTCCTGCCCCGCGTGGCCGGTCTGAACGACGCGCTGTTCGCCCATGACGGCCAGATCACCAAGGCCCCGATCCGCGCGATGACCCTTGCCGCGCTGTCCCCCCGCGCGGGCGAGCATCTGTGGGATATCGGCGCGGGGTCCGGCTCGGTCGCGGTGGAATGGTGTCTGGCGGGCGGCACGGCGGTGGCGGTGGAGGTGCGGGAGGACCGGGCCCGGAACATCCGCGCCAACGCCCGCGCCTTCGGGGTGGATCACCGCCTGACGGTTCTGGAAGGTGCGGCGCCGGAGACATTGCCGGATACCGCCCCCGCCGCGATTTTCATCGGCGGAGGTTTTTCCGATACGCTTCTGGCCGCCCTGCCCGCTGCCCGTTTGGTGATCAACGCCGTCACGCTGGAGACGGAGGCGCGGCTGATCGCGCTGCATGGCGAACGCGGCGGACGGCTGATGCGCGTCGGGATCGAGACGGCGGCCCCGCTGGGACAGGGGCGCGGCTGGACGCCGTCCCGGCCGCTGGTGCAATGGTGCTGCCCATGA
- a CDS encoding cobalt-precorrin-6A reductase — protein sequence MTRILLLGGTTEARRMAEALAGTDTLYSYAGRTAVPWVPPVAVRTGGFGGAEGLGAFLRTGGFTHVIDATHPFADRISANAVAACTAMGVPLIALERPAWDVPAQRVPDMEGAVAALPEAPARVFLAIGRQNLPAFAHLRHRWLVRLVEDLPQPLPDADVVIDRGPFAVERDIAMLRAHGTEIVVAKNAGGEGARAKIDASVALGLRLILIDRPVLPPRPVMRTVEAAMRWLHDTPRGV from the coding sequence ATGACGCGCATCCTTCTTCTGGGCGGCACGACCGAGGCGCGGCGCATGGCCGAGGCTTTGGCGGGGACCGACACGCTCTACAGCTATGCCGGGCGGACGGCGGTGCCATGGGTGCCGCCGGTGGCGGTGCGGACGGGCGGCTTCGGCGGGGCCGAGGGCTTGGGCGCGTTTCTGCGGACGGGCGGGTTCACCCATGTGATCGACGCGACGCACCCCTTTGCCGACCGGATCAGCGCGAACGCCGTCGCCGCCTGCACCGCCATGGGCGTGCCGCTGATCGCGCTGGAACGCCCGGCCTGGGATGTGCCCGCGCAGCGCGTGCCGGATATGGAGGGGGCAGTCGCGGCCCTGCCAGAGGCACCGGCGCGCGTGTTCCTTGCCATCGGGCGTCAGAACCTGCCCGCCTTCGCCCATCTGCGCCATCGCTGGCTGGTGCGGCTGGTCGAAGATCTGCCCCAACCGCTGCCCGATGCCGATGTGGTGATCGACCGTGGCCCGTTCGCGGTGGAACGCGACATCGCCATGCTGCGCGCCCACGGGACCGAGATCGTCGTCGCCAAGAACGCGGGCGGCGAGGGGGCGCGCGCCAAGATCGACGCGAGCGTGGCGCTGGGCCTGCGGCTGATCCTGATCGACCGGCCCGTCCTCCCCCCGCGCCCTGTGATGCGGACGGTGGAGGCGGCGATGCGCTGGCTTCATGACACCCCCCGGGGGGTATAG
- the cobJ gene encoding precorrin-3B C(17)-methyltransferase — protein sequence MTGWLRIAGLGPGAEGMVTPEVTAALADATDVVGYIPYVARIAPRAGLTLHPSDNRVEAERARHALDMAAAGRRVVVVSSGDPGVFAMASAVFEVAETEPAFHTLDIAVLPGITAMLAAAAAAGAPLGHDFCAINLSDNLKPWSLIERRLRAGVEGDFAMAFYNPRSKARPEGFARVLDLLRDLCGSDRLITFARAVSTPDQSLRTVTLAEATPQMADMRTVVLLGNRATRRAGRWVYTPRGVS from the coding sequence ATGACCGGCTGGCTGCGGATCGCAGGCCTCGGGCCGGGGGCGGAGGGCATGGTCACGCCCGAGGTGACTGCCGCGCTGGCCGACGCCACGGACGTGGTGGGCTACATCCCCTATGTCGCGCGCATCGCCCCCCGCGCCGGTCTGACCCTGCATCCCAGCGACAACCGGGTGGAGGCGGAGCGCGCCCGCCACGCGCTGGACATGGCGGCGGCGGGGCGGCGGGTGGTCGTCGTCTCCTCCGGCGATCCGGGGGTATTCGCCATGGCCAGCGCCGTGTTCGAGGTGGCAGAGACCGAGCCTGCATTCCACACTCTCGACATTGCCGTCCTGCCCGGCATCACCGCGATGCTGGCGGCCGCAGCGGCGGCGGGGGCCCCCCTCGGGCACGATTTCTGCGCGATCAACCTGTCGGACAATCTGAAACCGTGGTCCCTGATCGAACGCCGCCTGCGTGCGGGGGTCGAGGGGGACTTCGCCATGGCCTTCTACAATCCACGGTCCAAGGCGCGCCCCGAGGGGTTCGCGCGGGTTCTGGACCTGCTGCGGGATCTGTGCGGCTCCGACCGGCTGATCACCTTCGCCCGCGCCGTCTCCACCCCCGACCAGAGCTTGCGAACCGTCACCCTTGCGGAGGCCACGCCGCAGATGGCCGACATGCGGACCGTCGTTCTTCTGGGCAACCGCGCCACGCGCCGGGCGGGGCGTTGGGTCTATACCCCCCGGGGGGTGTCATGA
- a CDS encoding precorrin-2 C(20)-methyltransferase: MSGRVICTGLGPGDPDLMSVRADRLIRGARHVAFFRKAGRAGQARRIVEGMLAEGVTEHAMEYPVTTEIPVDHPDYNACLAAFYDTWAVRLDAIAKTQDVIVLCEGDPFFYGSFMHLHSRLQAEVEVVPGIPGMSGCWTATGVPITWGDDVLTVLTGTLPEEDLARRAADTDALVVMKTGRHLPKIRRALAAAGRLDAAWLVERGTMPTQRVARLAEVAGDDCPYFAIVLVHGQGRRPVSA; encoded by the coding sequence ATGAGCGGTCGCGTCATCTGCACGGGCCTTGGCCCCGGCGATCCCGACCTGATGTCGGTCCGCGCCGACCGCCTGATCCGGGGCGCGCGGCATGTGGCCTTTTTTCGCAAGGCGGGGCGGGCCGGACAGGCGCGGCGGATCGTGGAGGGGATGCTGGCCGAGGGCGTCACCGAACACGCGATGGAATATCCGGTGACGACCGAGATCCCGGTCGACCACCCCGATTACAACGCCTGCCTGGCCGCCTTCTATGACACATGGGCCGTGCGACTGGACGCGATCGCCAAGACTCAGGACGTGATCGTCCTGTGCGAGGGGGATCCGTTTTTCTATGGCAGTTTCATGCACTTGCATTCGCGTCTTCAGGCAGAGGTCGAAGTCGTTCCCGGCATTCCGGGCATGTCCGGCTGCTGGACCGCGACCGGGGTGCCGATCACTTGGGGCGACGATGTGCTGACGGTCCTGACCGGCACCCTGCCCGAGGAGGATCTGGCCCGCCGCGCCGCCGACACCGATGCGCTGGTGGTGATGAAGACGGGCCGCCACCTGCCGAAGATCCGGCGTGCGCTGGCCGCCGCCGGTCGGCTGGATGCGGCCTGGCTGGTGGAGCGCGGGACGATGCCCACGCAGCGCGTGGCCCGGCTGGCCGAGGTGGCGGGCGACGACTGCCCCTATTTCGCCATCGTCCTTGTCCACGGCCAAGGCCGCCGCCCGGTGTCGGCATGA
- a CDS encoding precorrin-8X methylmutase: protein MPHSYETDGAAIYAQSFATIRAEADLTRFTPEEEPVVVRMIHAAGLVGLEADVRFTPGMAVAARAALSNGAPILCDARMVSEGITRPRLPAENAVICTLHDPSVPDMARQMGNTRSAAAVELWRPHLAGAVVAIGNAPTALFHLLNMLEDPACPRPAAIIGCPVGFVGAAESKEALMAAPPCPAVIVRGRLGGSAITVAAVNALASRKE from the coding sequence ATGCCGCACAGCTATGAAACCGACGGCGCGGCGATCTATGCCCAAAGCTTCGCCACCATCCGGGCCGAGGCCGATCTGACCCGCTTCACCCCCGAGGAGGAGCCGGTCGTCGTCCGCATGATCCACGCGGCGGGGCTGGTGGGGCTTGAGGCGGATGTGCGGTTCACCCCCGGCATGGCCGTCGCCGCCCGCGCGGCACTGTCGAACGGCGCGCCGATCCTGTGCGACGCGCGGATGGTCAGCGAGGGCATCACCCGCCCGCGCCTGCCGGCAGAGAACGCCGTCATCTGCACACTGCACGATCCGTCGGTCCCCGACATGGCGCGCCAAATGGGCAACACCCGCTCCGCCGCGGCGGTGGAGCTGTGGCGGCCCCATCTCGCGGGCGCGGTCGTGGCGATCGGCAACGCGCCGACCGCGCTGTTCCACCTTCTGAACATGCTGGAAGACCCCGCCTGCCCGCGCCCCGCCGCGATCATCGGCTGTCCCGTGGGCTTCGTGGGGGCGGCGGAATCCAAGGAGGCGCTGATGGCCGCCCCCCCATGCCCCGCGGTGATCGTGCGGGGGCGGCTTGGCGGATCGGCCATCACCGTCGCCGCCGTCAACGCCTTGGCGAGCCGCAAGGAATGA
- the cobN gene encoding cobaltochelatase subunit CobN, with translation MHVVFREQHGLDETATPFDPGQTAADLVVLSFSDSDLGAFAAGWHRGGTLPSLRLCNLIALKHPVSVDQYAETVLSGAKAVLVRLIGGEAYWPYGLATLQDMARRRGIALAVLPADGREDARLDAISTLPIGTLRRLQALCDAGGEVAAEAALAQLALAAGLYAGPVAGAKTVPQMGFWCPEGGIIGPQDGVPVVFYRSYLTAADTEPVAALIRALRARGVDSYGVFAPSLKTAGVADWMRDHLAAHAPAAILNATAFSARDADGRTPFDASDAPVFQVALSTARRKDWLASERGLSPSDLAMHVVLPEVDGRIFAGVASFKQPSPRDPDLQYSRFAHRPEPERIDAIADRVLAWTRLRQRGRVALILSTYPGRAHQDAHAVGLDALASAQAILSDLAAAGYDIGPPERSTVTWPLAEYRAALSTLPQRLRDDLAAAWGDPVRDPIFHVTRHGAALVALQPERGTPDTRADAYHDLTRVPSHDYVAFYLWLRGQADALVHVGAHGTLEWLPGKSVALSDACWPEALTGAMPVIYPFIVNDPGEAAQARRRIGAVTLGHLPPPLTTAALPESLAHLERLLDEYSTADGLDPARRTRLIADIRAEARAAGVEEDLAIPRHASAAEAIPQIDRFVCDLKESRFGEGLHIYGRGACGAQERDGLLAALAGRRVAAGPSGSPARGRSDVLPTGRNLFATDPRAVPTPAAHAQGVRLAEELLRRHLQDHGDWPQGLVVDLWGSATMRTAGEDFAMALHLAGLAPTWTDGRVTGYEIIPPALLDRPRIDVTLRVSGLFRDIFPGLAQMFQAGAEALAMREDAGPYADRTARVFGPRPASYGLGMDPNPEFTDAAREAAGAAWLRASEWAIGTDGESRRDRAGLEARLATTDSFVHAQDLAESDLLLATDYAAHEAGPAAALHALGHDAPALYHLDNTDPASPRARLLTEEISRVVRARAANPVWTRGMMAHGFRGAAEIVATGENMAAFAHLAGAVPSHLFDLYHDATLGDADVTAFLESANPQALAALRDLFRRLAEAGLWHTRRNSIAVTL, from the coding sequence ATGCACGTCGTCTTCCGCGAACAGCACGGTCTGGACGAGACCGCGACCCCCTTCGATCCCGGCCAGACGGCGGCGGATCTGGTGGTGCTGTCGTTTTCCGACAGCGATCTGGGCGCGTTCGCGGCGGGCTGGCATCGCGGCGGCACCCTTCCCAGCCTGCGCCTGTGCAACCTGATCGCGCTGAAACATCCCGTCTCGGTCGATCAATATGCCGAGACGGTGCTCTCCGGGGCGAAGGCGGTTCTTGTCCGCCTGATCGGGGGGGAGGCCTATTGGCCCTATGGCCTCGCCACCCTTCAGGACATGGCGCGGCGACGGGGTATCGCCCTGGCCGTCCTGCCTGCCGACGGGCGGGAGGATGCGCGGCTGGATGCGATCTCCACCCTGCCCATCGGGACGCTGCGGCGGTTGCAGGCCCTGTGCGATGCGGGGGGCGAGGTGGCGGCAGAGGCCGCGCTGGCCCAGCTTGCCTTGGCGGCGGGGCTTTACGCCGGGCCGGTGGCCGGGGCAAAGACCGTGCCGCAGATGGGCTTCTGGTGCCCCGAGGGCGGGATCATCGGCCCGCAAGACGGTGTGCCCGTGGTGTTCTATCGCAGTTACCTGACCGCCGCCGACACCGAACCGGTCGCCGCGCTGATCCGGGCGCTGCGGGCGCGGGGGGTGGACAGCTATGGCGTCTTCGCCCCATCGTTGAAGACGGCGGGGGTGGCGGACTGGATGCGCGACCACCTGGCCGCACATGCCCCGGCGGCGATCCTGAACGCGACCGCGTTTTCCGCGCGCGACGCCGATGGCCGAACCCCCTTCGACGCGTCGGACGCGCCGGTGTTTCAGGTGGCGCTGTCCACCGCGCGGCGCAAGGATTGGCTGGCGTCTGAGCGCGGGTTGTCGCCTTCGGACCTGGCAATGCATGTCGTGCTGCCCGAGGTGGATGGCCGCATCTTTGCCGGCGTCGCCAGTTTCAAGCAGCCCAGCCCCCGCGATCCGGATCTGCAATATTCCCGCTTCGCCCACCGCCCCGAGCCCGAGCGGATCGACGCGATCGCCGACCGTGTCCTGGCCTGGACGCGTCTGCGTCAAAGGGGGCGCGTGGCGCTGATCCTGTCCACCTATCCCGGACGCGCGCATCAGGACGCACATGCCGTTGGGCTGGACGCGCTGGCCTCGGCGCAGGCGATCCTGTCGGATCTGGCGGCGGCGGGCTATGACATCGGCCCGCCCGAACGCAGCACGGTCACTTGGCCGCTGGCGGAGTATCGCGCGGCCCTGTCCACCCTGCCGCAACGTCTGCGCGATGATCTGGCGGCGGCGTGGGGCGATCCCGTGCGCGATCCCATATTCCACGTCACGCGCCACGGCGCGGCGCTGGTGGCGCTGCAACCCGAACGCGGCACGCCCGACACCCGGGCGGATGCGTATCACGACCTGACACGCGTGCCGAGCCATGACTATGTGGCGTTCTATCTCTGGCTGCGCGGGCAGGCCGACGCGCTGGTGCATGTGGGCGCGCATGGCACGCTGGAATGGCTGCCCGGCAAGTCGGTCGCCCTGTCCGACGCCTGCTGGCCCGAGGCGCTGACCGGGGCGATGCCCGTCATCTATCCCTTCATCGTGAACGATCCGGGCGAGGCGGCGCAGGCCCGCCGCCGCATCGGCGCCGTGACGCTGGGCCACCTGCCCCCGCCCCTGACCACCGCCGCCCTGCCGGAATCCTTGGCGCATCTGGAACGGCTGCTCGACGAATACTCCACCGCCGACGGCCTTGATCCCGCCCGCCGCACCCGCCTCATCGCGGATATCCGGGCCGAGGCACGCGCCGCGGGGGTGGAGGAAGACCTTGCCATCCCGCGACACGCCAGCGCGGCAGAGGCGATCCCCCAAATCGACCGTTTCGTCTGCGACCTGAAGGAAAGCCGCTTCGGCGAAGGGCTGCATATCTATGGCCGGGGCGCGTGCGGCGCGCAGGAACGCGACGGGCTGCTGGCCGCGCTGGCGGGCCGTCGCGTGGCGGCGGGGCCCTCCGGCTCGCCCGCGCGGGGACGGTCGGACGTGCTGCCCACCGGGCGCAACCTGTTCGCGACCGACCCCCGCGCCGTGCCCACCCCCGCCGCCCATGCCCAAGGCGTGCGTCTGGCCGAAGAGCTGCTGCGCCGCCACCTTCAGGACCATGGCGACTGGCCGCAGGGTCTGGTGGTGGACCTGTGGGGCAGCGCCACGATGCGCACGGCGGGCGAGGATTTCGCCATGGCCCTGCATCTGGCCGGCCTCGCCCCCACATGGACCGATGGGCGCGTGACGGGATACGAGATCATCCCCCCCGCGCTGCTGGACCGCCCGCGCATCGACGTGACCCTGCGCGTCTCGGGCCTGTTCCGCGACATCTTCCCCGGTCTGGCGCAGATGTTCCAGGCGGGGGCGGAGGCGTTGGCGATGCGGGAGGATGCGGGCCCCTATGCCGACCGGACGGCGCGGGTGTTCGGCCCCCGCCCCGCCAGCTACGGCCTCGGGATGGACCCGAACCCCGAGTTTACCGACGCCGCGCGCGAGGCCGCCGGGGCCGCATGGCTGCGCGCGTCGGAATGGGCGATCGGCACGGATGGGGAAAGCCGCCGCGACCGCGCGGGGCTGGAAGCGCGTCTGGCCACCACCGACAGCTTCGTTCACGCGCAGGATCTGGCGGAAAGCGATCTGCTGCTGGCCACCGACTATGCCGCGCATGAGGCGGGGCCCGCCGCCGCCCTGCACGCGCTGGGCCACGACGCGCCCGCGCTCTATCACCTCGACAACACCGATCCCGCATCCCCCCGCGCCCGCCTTCTGACCGAAGAGATCTCCCGCGTGGTCCGCGCCCGTGCGGCGAACCCCGTCTGGACACGCGGAATGATGGCCCACGGCTTTCGCGGCGCGGCGGAAATCGTGGCCACGGGGGAAAACATGGCCGCCTTCGCCCATCTGGCGGGGGCGGTGCCGTCGCATCTGTTCGACCTCTATCACGACGCGACGCTGGGCGATGCCGACGTGACCGCGTTTCTTGAAAGCGCCAATCCGCAGGCCCTGGCCGCGCTGCGCGATCTGTTCCGCAGGTTGGCCGAGGCGGGGTTGTGGCACACGCGGCGCAATTCCATCGCGGTGACGCTGTGA
- the cobW gene encoding cobalamin biosynthesis protein CobW: MTDLAKIPVTVITGFLGSGKTTLIRHLLAHPQGKRLAVLVNEFGTVGVDGDILRACADENCPEENIVELANGCICCTVADDFIPTIEALLAMPTRPDHILIETSGLALPKPLLKAFDWPAIRSKITVDGVIALADAEAVAAGRFAPDVDAVQAQRAADDSLDHDTPLAEVFEDQIACADIVLLTKADLAGTDGLDAARAAILAEAPRPLPMIAVTEGTIDPTLILGLGAAAEDDLAARPSHHDGADDHEHDDFDTVVIDLPEIADPEDLATRIRRLAREQEILRVKGHVAVAGKPMRLLVQAVGERVRHQYDRPWGADRRSALVVIAEHDHIDPAAIRKVLLD; encoded by the coding sequence ATGACCGATCTGGCAAAAATCCCCGTCACCGTGATCACGGGCTTTCTGGGCAGCGGCAAGACGACGCTGATCCGCCATCTTCTTGCGCATCCGCAGGGAAAACGGCTGGCCGTGCTGGTCAACGAATTCGGCACGGTCGGCGTCGATGGCGACATCCTGCGCGCCTGCGCCGATGAGAATTGCCCCGAGGAAAACATCGTCGAACTGGCGAATGGCTGCATCTGCTGCACCGTGGCCGACGATTTCATCCCGACGATCGAGGCGCTCTTGGCCATGCCCACGCGCCCCGACCACATTCTGATCGAAACCTCTGGCCTTGCCCTGCCGAAACCCTTGCTGAAGGCGTTCGACTGGCCCGCGATCCGGTCGAAGATCACCGTGGACGGCGTGATCGCGCTGGCCGATGCCGAGGCGGTGGCCGCCGGTCGGTTTGCCCCCGACGTGGACGCCGTGCAGGCGCAGCGCGCGGCGGATGACAGCCTCGATCACGACACGCCCTTGGCCGAGGTGTTCGAGGACCAGATCGCCTGCGCCGACATCGTCCTTTTGACCAAGGCCGACCTTGCGGGCACAGACGGTCTGGACGCGGCCCGCGCGGCGATCCTGGCCGAGGCGCCGCGCCCCCTGCCGATGATCGCGGTGACCGAAGGCACGATCGACCCCACGCTGATCCTTGGTCTGGGTGCTGCGGCGGAGGACGACCTTGCCGCCCGCCCCAGCCACCATGACGGGGCGGACGATCACGAACACGACGATTTCGACACCGTGGTCATCGACCTGCCCGAAATCGCCGACCCCGAGGATCTGGCCACCCGCATCCGCCGTTTGGCGCGCGAGCAGGAAATCCTGCGGGTCAAGGGCCATGTCGCCGTCGCGGGCAAACCGATGCGCCTTCTGGTGCAGGCGGTGGGCGAGCGTGTGCGCCACCAGTATGACCGCCCGTGGGGGGCCGACCGCCGCTCCGCCCTTGTGGTCATTGCCGAACACGACCACATCGACCCCGCCGCCATCCGCAAGGTTCTTCTGGACTGA
- a CDS encoding DUF1636 family protein has translation MTVTLLVCTTCKGRDPSAEPRQGAQLRDALAAGDVAVRGVECLSACSGGCAVALQAPGKWTYVYGQMTPEDAPDILDGAAKYAASDDGVVPWRDRPLIFRKRVIARIPSFEVSS, from the coding sequence ATGACGGTCACGCTTCTGGTCTGCACCACCTGCAAGGGCCGCGATCCCTCGGCCGAACCGCGTCAGGGCGCGCAACTGCGCGACGCGCTGGCGGCGGGCGATGTCGCGGTGCGCGGGGTGGAATGCCTGTCCGCCTGTTCGGGCGGCTGTGCCGTCGCCCTGCAGGCTCCCGGCAAATGGACCTATGTCTATGGCCAGATGACACCCGAGGACGCCCCCGACATTCTGGACGGGGCCGCGAAATACGCGGCTTCGGACGACGGCGTCGTGCCCTGGCGCGACCGCCCGCTGATTTTCCGCAAACGCGTCATCGCACGCATCCCTTCGTTCGAGGTGTCTTCATGA
- the cobO gene encoding cob(I)yrinic acid a,c-diamide adenosyltransferase has product MMDNDRHAEKKAKIKAARDRMMEGKTGEKGLVIVHTGPGKGKSSSAFGMVLRCVAHGMPCAVVQFIKGAWDTGERRLLTGHFGDLVQFHAMGEGFTWETQDRARDIAAAQAGWAKARALIADPAIRMVVLDEINIALRYDYLDVAEVLAVLAAKPPMTHVVLTGRNAKPEVIEAADLVTEMTAVKHPFRDGIKAQAGVEF; this is encoded by the coding sequence ATGATGGACAACGACCGCCATGCCGAGAAGAAGGCGAAGATCAAGGCCGCCCGTGACCGCATGATGGAGGGCAAGACGGGCGAGAAGGGGCTGGTGATCGTGCATACCGGGCCGGGCAAGGGCAAAAGCTCCTCCGCCTTCGGGATGGTGCTGCGCTGCGTGGCGCATGGAATGCCCTGCGCGGTGGTGCAGTTCATCAAGGGCGCGTGGGACACGGGCGAGCGGCGTCTGCTGACCGGCCATTTCGGCGATCTGGTGCAGTTTCACGCCATGGGCGAAGGCTTCACCTGGGAAACGCAGGACCGCGCGCGCGACATCGCGGCGGCGCAGGCCGGATGGGCCAAGGCCCGCGCGCTGATCGCCGACCCCGCGATCCGCATGGTGGTGCTGGACGAGATCAACATCGCGCTGCGCTACGACTATCTGGACGTGGCGGAGGTGCTGGCGGTTCTGGCCGCCAAACCCCCCATGACGCATGTGGTGCTGACCGGGCGGAACGCGAAGCCCGAGGTGATCGAGGCGGCGGATCTGGTGACCGAGATGACGGCGGTGAAGCATCCCTTCCGCGACGGGATCAAGGCGCAGGCGGGGGTGGAGTTCTGA